From a region of the Rhodococcus sp. 4CII genome:
- the fgd gene encoding glucose-6-phosphate dehydrogenase (coenzyme-F420): protein MTAELKLGYKASAEQFGPRELVELSVLAESHGLDSAMVSDHFQPWRHKGGHAPFSLAWMTAVGERTTRIQLGTSVLTPTFRYNPAVIAQAFATMGLLYPGRVMLGVGTGEALNEIATGFEGDWPDFKERFARLRESVQLMRELWKGGRVDFEGQYYRTTGASIYDVPVEGIPVYIAAGGPVVARYAGRAGDGFICTSGKGMELYNDKLMPAVAEGAQKAERKVEDIDRLIEIKISYDTDPAQALENTRFWAPLSLTPEQKHDITDPIEMEAAADALPIEQVAKRWIVGADADEVVEAIKPYIDAGLNHLVFHAPGHDQKRFLELFERDLAPRLRKLG from the coding sequence ATGACCGCAGAACTCAAGCTCGGGTACAAGGCGTCGGCCGAACAGTTCGGCCCACGTGAACTGGTCGAACTCTCAGTGCTCGCGGAAAGTCATGGACTCGACAGCGCCATGGTGAGCGACCACTTCCAGCCGTGGCGGCACAAGGGTGGCCACGCCCCGTTCTCCCTGGCGTGGATGACGGCCGTCGGTGAGCGGACCACAAGGATCCAGCTCGGCACTTCGGTTCTGACACCGACATTCCGGTACAACCCCGCAGTCATCGCGCAGGCGTTCGCCACGATGGGCCTGCTCTATCCCGGACGGGTGATGCTCGGGGTCGGCACCGGTGAGGCGCTCAACGAGATCGCGACCGGGTTCGAAGGCGATTGGCCCGATTTCAAGGAACGCTTTGCCCGCCTGCGCGAATCCGTGCAACTTATGCGCGAACTGTGGAAGGGCGGCCGGGTCGACTTCGAAGGTCAGTACTACCGCACCACCGGCGCCTCGATCTATGACGTTCCCGTAGAGGGCATTCCGGTGTACATCGCAGCAGGCGGTCCGGTCGTCGCCCGCTACGCCGGACGTGCAGGTGACGGATTCATCTGTACCTCCGGCAAGGGCATGGAGCTGTACAACGACAAGCTGATGCCAGCCGTCGCCGAGGGCGCGCAGAAGGCCGAACGGAAGGTCGAGGACATCGATCGTCTGATCGAGATCAAGATTTCCTACGACACCGATCCCGCACAGGCACTGGAGAACACCCGATTCTGGGCGCCGCTGTCCCTGACACCCGAGCAGAAACATGACATCACCGACCCGATCGAGATGGAGGCCGCCGCGGATGCGCTCCCCATCGAGCAGGTCGCGAAGCGGTGGATCGTGGGCGCCGACGCGGACGAAGTGGTCGAGGCGATCAAGCCCTACATCGACGCAGGGCTGAACCACCTGGTTTTCCACGCTCCCGGTCACGATCAGAAGCGGTTCCTCGAGTTGTTCGAGCGTGACCTGGCACCCCGGCTGCGCAAGCTCGGCTAG
- a CDS encoding enoyl-CoA hydratase/isomerase family protein, with the protein MAGVPEWTEPELRTQFENFMWTFNRFERLRVPTDAAVQGMRFGGGFELAIRSDVIFAGQSAKFARPEQSIGIVTLLGDVYRVAERAGRSRAMEWDLTSEQVRADEMECCGVINRVVPDSELDDAATAFARTVAEGPTAGSRGPQGACTRLGGWRSRGSRRGHDRHRLATFPDRRLAAIPAAVKALQAGRPRLPGHSRAGERNF; encoded by the coding sequence GTGGCCGGAGTGCCGGAGTGGACCGAACCCGAGTTGCGCACCCAGTTCGAGAACTTCATGTGGACGTTTAACCGGTTCGAGCGACTGCGAGTGCCTACCGATGCCGCCGTACAGGGTATGCGCTTCGGAGGAGGGTTCGAGTTGGCCATCCGTAGCGACGTGATTTTTGCCGGCCAGAGTGCGAAGTTCGCCCGTCCCGAACAGTCCATCGGAATCGTCACGCTGCTGGGCGACGTCTACCGGGTGGCCGAACGTGCGGGGCGGTCCCGGGCGATGGAGTGGGACCTGACTTCGGAGCAGGTCCGGGCCGATGAGATGGAATGCTGCGGCGTGATCAACAGGGTCGTGCCAGACTCCGAACTCGATGACGCGGCAACTGCTTTCGCACGCACGGTCGCGGAGGGACCGACAGCGGGCTCACGCGGCCCACAAGGCGCTTGTACGCGCCTGGGCGGCTGGCGGAGTCGCGGCAGCCGACGAGGCCATGATCGACATCGCCTTGCCACTTTTCCGGACCGACGACTCGCGGCGATTCCGGCCGCAGTCAAGGCCCTCCAAGCTGGCCGGCCCCGGCTGCCAGGCCATTCCAGGGCCGGTGAGAGGAATTTCTGA
- a CDS encoding MBL fold metallo-hydrolase, translating into MPTLSYDVYVAPSIPTAIPDIPPDMDRRWWSPISSTLISGVSDAVLVDPLMTVAQARHLTDWVGASGKNLTTIYITHGHGDHWFGLATLLERFPRARAIATPAVVAHAQQQCAPEFVESFWKSRFPGQIPDRFVLPEPLMGDSFEIEGEEIRIVELGHTDTDDTTALHVPSIDLVVAGDAAYNDVHLYLAESSVEGRKAWIAALETLAALTPTAVVAGHKNPDRGDLPEIIEQTKRYIHDFEAMAASTSTTLELYHCLVDAYPHRVNPGAAWGSARSAKG; encoded by the coding sequence ATGCCGACACTGTCCTACGACGTATATGTCGCACCGTCCATCCCAACGGCAATCCCCGATATTCCGCCGGACATGGACCGCCGATGGTGGTCGCCTATCTCCTCGACGCTGATCAGCGGCGTTTCCGATGCCGTCCTCGTCGACCCGCTCATGACGGTAGCGCAGGCACGCCACCTGACGGACTGGGTAGGAGCCAGTGGGAAGAACCTCACGACGATCTATATCACGCACGGCCACGGTGATCACTGGTTCGGCTTGGCCACTCTCCTCGAACGCTTCCCGCGAGCTCGTGCGATCGCTACTCCAGCCGTCGTGGCGCACGCTCAGCAACAGTGCGCGCCCGAGTTTGTCGAGTCGTTTTGGAAGTCCCGTTTCCCTGGGCAGATCCCGGATCGATTCGTCCTGCCGGAGCCCTTGATGGGCGACAGCTTCGAAATCGAAGGCGAGGAGATCCGGATTGTCGAACTCGGCCACACCGACACCGACGACACGACCGCGTTGCACGTGCCATCGATCGACCTGGTCGTAGCCGGTGACGCCGCATACAACGACGTGCATCTGTATCTCGCAGAGTCGTCGGTCGAAGGTCGCAAGGCATGGATCGCCGCCCTGGAGACACTTGCCGCCCTGACTCCCACCGCCGTCGTGGCAGGCCACAAGAACCCGGATCGTGGCGACCTCCCAGAGATTATCGAGCAAACCAAGCGATACATCCACGACTTCGAGGCGATGGCTGCGAGCACGTCGACCACACTGGAGCTCTACCACTGCCTGGTCGATGCCTACCCCCACCGGGTGAACCCAGGAGCCGCGTGGGGATCAGCACGCTCGGCCAAAGGGTGA